GCGCGTTTACAACCAGCCTCGGATCACCGAACCGCCGATCCGACACCCGATTCCGTTCGACTGGTACACGCCGGCATACGGCTACGGTCCGGCTTCTTACTTCGGCTGGCGATATCCCTACTGGACGCCGAACTCCACGTACCGCCGATACACCACGCAGTACGGACCTTTGTTCAACCGCTACTATCGCCCGCTCGGGTATTGATCTCGAATCAGTCGCAAACCAGACCGGAAGCAGAGCAACACTGCTTCCGGTTTTTTCTTTGCATGCGTGGCACTCGGCCTCACTGGCCCCAATTTTCCACGAAGCCCCTCCACCGTATGTCCGTCATGCTCAACCTCTGAGTGACGAAGCCACAAGAGGTCGCTGACGGACGTTCTCGGGCTGGATCGCGAGGCATTCAGCTCAACGTGGCCAGTGCTGATTTCGCGATGGACAGCATCTTCCTGTGACTCCATCATCCAGACGGACACCGTCTGGGCTATTCCTTCAGTGCGTCGATTTTCATTGCCGATCTGGAGCCGACGGCGGATTGTCACGTCCTCGGCGAAATCCCGTCGGTTTTCATTCCCGGACCGACCAGCTACCATCACGCCGAGTCGACTTCCGCCGTTATTGAGCAACGGAAGTCCCCGGTTGCACACCGTGCAGCCGACGTCTCCGATACTGAGGCCTCCGGCCGCCTCGTATCCCGGAATTCGCGCTTGGCTCTCCAGACAACACGGGTCGGGACCGCCCCTTTAGAAGTGGAATGACAATGACAGATCGCCCCAAAGTTCTGATCAGCGCCTTTGGCGATGAAGCTGCCAACACCAAGACCATCATCGAGCAGATGGCTGTGCTCTCGAGCCTCGGTCTGAAGTACTACAGCCCTCGCTTTGTCGATGTCGCCGGCACCGGCGAAGTGAAGCACGTTGTCGATCTCTCCGCCAAAGAGTGGAAGCAGATGAAAAAAGTGCAGGACGACTACGGCATGTCGGTGACCAGCATCGGAGCCCGCCTCGGCAAGGTGAAGCTGCTTGATCAGGAAGACGGCTCTCACAACAAGTACGTCGATCCGCAGAAGTATCTGAAAGGCGAAGTCCAGAACACGATCAACGCGGCCAAGGCCCTGGGTGCGAAGCTGATTCGTGGTTTTTCGTTCTATCATCCCCAGGGAGAGGCACCGGAAGGCTACATCAATCAGGCCGCTGAACGCCTCGGACCTATTGTCGAAGCCTGTGCCAAAGAAGGCATCGTTTACGGCCTCGAAGTGGAAGCCAACCTCATCGGACAGAACGGACGCATGCTTGCCGCTCTGGCTAAGAAGGTCAAGCATCCGAACATGGTCTGCATCTTTGACGGCGGGAACCTGTCGACCCAGAACATGACCCCGGTCGAATGCTTCAAAGAATACGAAGCCATGCGGAGTGACACCGGCTGGATCCACGTGAAGGACTACCGGATCGATCCGTCGCTGGTGTGGACCGGCGTGGTCGATGAGGACCGACTGAAGAACTTCGTTCCGGCTGATATTGGCGATTCGGGTCACGAAGCCATCTTCCGCGATCTGGCCAGACATCTGCCGAAGCTGACGAAGAAGATGACGAAGCTCGGAGCTCCCGGCTTCTTCCTCGAACTCGAACCGCACCTGAAAGGGGGCGGGCAGTTCGGCGGCTTCAGCGGACCGGACGGAATGGGCGTCGCCGTGCGGGCTCTCTGCCGTCTGCTCGATTACGCCGGAATCAGCTACGACCTGCGGACGATGGACGACATCGTCGAGGCTCGCGGCTTCTAACCGTCTGAATCTCCCGGCTGACAGAACTTCCCGAACCTGAGCGCTCACTCAGGTTCGGGTTCACCGGAAAGCGGCCCTGTCAACGTCCATGGAATCGTTCATTGTTCTGATCTCGGGAGCGGGAACGGGGATCGTCGCCGGCCTGTTCGGAGTCGGCGGCAGCTTCCTGCTCGTGCCTCTGCTCAGCATGACGACCGCTTATCCCATGGAACTGATCGTCGGCAGCTGCGCCTGCCAGGTTTTGGGGCCAGCCACCGCGGCTTCGCTCTCGCACCGACCACGGAGACGGGAATTTCGCATCCCGCTGATTCTGCTCGGCGGAATCGTGGTCGGCACCGTCGTCGGAGCGGACGTTCTCGATGGCCTCCAGAACTCCGCGACCATGACCTCGGAAACGCTCTCCCGCATCGTCCAGTGGAGCTATCTGATTCTGCTCTGGTCGCTGGGGCTGTTCAGCTGGTGGGAATCGCGGCTGCATCGTCGCGGCAAAGGCATTCCAATCGGCTGGGCCCGCTGGAAGTGGCTCAGGCCGACCTGCGAAGTTTTCGGTCGGAACCGCCGCCATCAGATTTCGATCGTTTCATTGAGCGGATTCGGGCTGTTCGTTGGATTCCTTTCCGGATTCCTGGGCCTCAGTGGTGGCGTCGTTCTCCTGCCCGGTCTGCATTATGCCTATGGAATCGCGACAAAACGGGCCGCCGTGATGTCGATGATTCTTGTCTGGCTGATCGCGATGCAGGCCACGGTGATTCATGCCTGGTATCAGCGAGTCGATCTGTTGATGGTCACCCTGCTGCTTTTGGGAGGAACACTCGGAGCGAAGGTGGGGGTTCGCCTGAGTCAACGCATGTCGGGCGGAAAACTTCGCGAACACTTTGCCTGGCTGCTCCTGCTGACAGCCATCGGACTTTCAATCTATCTGGGACTGTCGAGGAAGGCGGACGAGACTTCGAGCAACCGCGCTGTGGAATCGAAGCAGACGACCATGCTGCCTAAAAACAACAGCGGCGTCCGAATTGGTAATTGAATACCAATTCTCCTGCCCCTAGAATCGATAAGGTCTGATATCAACCTCGCCTTGAGCGGTCCCATGCAGTCGTCACAAAGCCCCATGTTCTGGTCCTTCCCCGCCGGCTCTCTGCTGGCGACGCGGATAAGGATCAGCGTCTTTTTTCCGCTGCTTTTTCTGGTTCTGCTCTTTCGGCTCGATGCGCAGGTTGCTCTCGCGGTCGCGGGAATTCTGCTTGTCAGCACCCTGCTCCACGAACTGCTCGGACACGTTCTCATCGCCCGCTATACAGGCGGATCGGGGAATGAAGTCCTGCTCTGGCCTGTTGGTGGACTGGCCTATGTCCAACCCGCCAATACGTTTACGTCGCAATTCTTCACCGCGGCCGGCGGTCCGCTCGTTAACCTGATCATTTGCATTGCCTTCCTCCCGACCATCCTCTGGGTCGATGGGGGAACCCGCGCATTCAATCCGTTCGTACTCCCGATCGCTGAATTCTCGGCAGCCTGGTTCGAAGAGTTCCTGATCCTGGTGTTCTTTATCAACTGGCTGTCCGTGCTTGTGAATCTGTTGCCGATTTATCCGCTGGATGGCGGTCGGATGCTCGAAGCCTGTCTGATCGGCCACGGGGCGGTTCTGGAGCGGAAGCGGCTCTGTCTGAACATCGGAACCATCGCCGCGATCATCCTTTCGGCGATCGGACTGATGTTCGACAACGTCTGGGCAGTCTTTCTGGCGTCGCTCCTGCTCGTTCTGAACGTGCTCGAAACGGTGAACGTCCAGTTCGGCGAATCGTTTGACGACTCCTTCATGGGCTACGATTTCTCGCAGGGATACACATCGCTGGAACGCAGTTCCAGTCAGACGGGTGTGGCTCGCAAGAGCTTCTGGGCTCGCCGCCGGGAAGCCCGCGAGGCGAAGAAAGCACAGCATCTCGCCGAACAGCGGCAACGCGAAGCCGAGCAACTCGATGCTCTGCTCGACAAAGTTCACCACCACGGCATCGCCGCTCTGACGCCCCACGAACGCAAGTTCCTCGACCGCACCAGCAAAAACCTGCGCACCAAAGACAGCTGATCATCGGACATTGGCTCCCGAACTGTCTCACAAAGGGTGCCACTGCTGGCTTGCCCCAGTAGTACTCGACGGGAACACCTCGATTCACCGCACAGGACAAGCATGCCCACGCGAGCGTGGGCATGGCACCCGAGAAACGCGTGAAGCCTGTGTGCCACTGGCAGCCCATTGCTCCCCGTTCGAGAATCCAGGGGGCAGCCAGCGCACGAAGAAGGCCGGTCGCAGGACCGGCCTTCTCGATGGATTTTGTGTCATCCGAACTACGGGACTACTCCATCAGTTTTTGAATCCGCTTCACGGCTTCTTCGACGTTCTCGCGTGAGTTGAATGCACTCAGGCGGAAGTAGCCTTCGCCGGCGGCTCCGAATCCGCTTCCCGGTGTTCCGACCAGGTGGGCCTTTTCGAGCAGGTGGTCGAAGAACTCCCAGCTGCCCAGCTCGTCCGGCGTCTTCAGCCAGACATATGGAGCATTCACGCCGCCGTAGACTTCGATGCCAACCTTCTCCAGACCTTCGCGAAGCAGACGAGCGTTCTCGAGGTAGAATGAAACCAGCTCTTTGACCTGCTGCTGACCGGCTTCCGAATAGACGGCTTCCGCACCCTTCTGAATGACGTAGGAAACGCCATTGAACTTCGTCGACTGACGACGGTTCCACAGCTGGTGCAGGGAAACGTCATTCCCGGCCGACGACTTCACCGTCAATGTCTTCGGCACCACAGTGAAGGCACAACGGGTTCCCGTGAAGCCGGCCGTTTTGCTGAAGCTGCGGAACTCAATCGCCACATCCCGGGCTCCTTCGATCTCGTAGATCGAACGGGGAATGTCGGAATCGGTAATGAAGGCTTCATAGGCAGCATCGTAAAGGATGATCGCCTTGTTCTCGATCGCGTAATCGACCCACTTCTTGAGCGTCTCTTTCGTCGCCACAACGCCGGTCGGGTTGTTGGGATAACAGAGATAGATCACGTCGACCGGTTCACTGGGCAGTTCCGGCGTGAAATCGTTCTCAGCCGTCACCGGCAGGTAGACGAGTCCCTGGTAGCGCCCCTGGCTGTCAGCCGAACCAGTGTGGCCGGCCATGACGTTGGTATCGACGTAAACCGGATACACCGGATCGAGCACGGCGATCAGGTTATCGTTGCCGAGAATATCGAGGATGTTCCCCGTGTCGCATTTGCTGCCGTCGGAGATGAAGATCTCATCGGCATTCACCTTCACACCCCGGTCGGCGTAGTCGTGCTTTGCGATGGCATCGCGAAGAAACCCGTAGCCTTGTTCCGGTCCATAGCCTTTGAACGTCTCGCGGCTGGCCATCTCGTCCAGTGCCTTATGCATGGCCTCGATGACCGCGGGCGGCAGTGGTTCGGTGACATCGCCGATGCCGAGCTTGATGACCTTGGCTTTCGGGTTGGCCTCAACGAATGCGTTGACCCGCCGGCCAATTTCGGGGAACAGGTAACCGGCTTTAAGTTTCAGGAAGTTTTCGTTGATGGCTGTCATCGGAAGTTCCGTAGCTTCGTGATTAAGAGGGACTGTAAACGCCGAACAGCAGACCTGCGCCTGCTGTTCGGATCATTCAAATTCATTGGGGACGGCGACTACTCTTTGTCGGGAACGATATCTTCCAGACCACTGCGGGCGGTCGAACCTTCCGAGACGCTGGACGATGTCGGCTGATTGGATCCGTTGTCTCCACCCATCTGGTTGAGCAGGTCCATGCGGGCCGCCAGCATCCGTTCTTTTTCTTCCTGCAGCTCTTGAAGAGCTTCCGGACGAATTCGAACTTCGGCTTCCTGATGCGTGTGGAACCCGGTTCCAGCTGGAATCAGGTGACCCAGAATCACGTTTTCCTTCAGACCGACCAGGAAGTCCCGCTTGCCGGCCAGAGCCGCTTCGGTGAGAACCTTGGTCGTTTCCTGGAAGCTGGCAGCCGAGATGAAGCTTTCGCTCTGCACGGCGGCCTTGGTGATCCCCAGCAGCTGGGTGCTGCCGACTGCCGGACGCGGTCCAGTGCCTTCGGCTCCGGAGCCCCCTTCCGCTTCAACCTGAGCATTCACCTCTTCCAACTCCCCACGACCCACGACGTCGTCGACTTCGTATTCCGTGTCGCCCGGATTGGTCACCTTCACGCACTGCTGCAGACGCTCGTTGGCGTGACGGAACTCGATCTTGTCGACCAGAGCCCCCGGCAGCAGATCGGTATCGCCGACGTCATCGACCTTGAGTTTCCGCAGCATCTGCGAAACCACGATTTCGATGTGCTTGTCGTCGATTCCCACGCGCTGGGCACGGTAGACGTTTTGAATTTCGTGAAGCAGGTATTCGTGCACGGCTTCTTCGCCGGAGACCCGGAGAATGTCGTGCGGAACCAGCGGACCACGGACCAGAGCGTCGCCGGCCTTTACTTCGTCACCACTGTGGACCAGCAGCTGCTTACCGTGAGGAATGACGTGCTCGACTTCGGTGCCGTCCGGAGAGCGGACCACAACGATTCGCTTCCCACGCTTCTTCTCGGCCAGCAGTTCGACTTCGCCGTCGATCTCGGCCAGAACAGCGGGGTCCT
The genomic region above belongs to Rubinisphaera margarita and contains:
- a CDS encoding sulfite exporter TauE/SafE family protein produces the protein MESFIVLISGAGTGIVAGLFGVGGSFLLVPLLSMTTAYPMELIVGSCACQVLGPATAASLSHRPRRREFRIPLILLGGIVVGTVVGADVLDGLQNSATMTSETLSRIVQWSYLILLWSLGLFSWWESRLHRRGKGIPIGWARWKWLRPTCEVFGRNRRHQISIVSLSGFGLFVGFLSGFLGLSGGVVLLPGLHYAYGIATKRAAVMSMILVWLIAMQATVIHAWYQRVDLLMVTLLLLGGTLGAKVGVRLSQRMSGGKLREHFAWLLLLTAIGLSIYLGLSRKADETSSNRAVESKQTTMLPKNNSGVRIGN
- a CDS encoding metalloprotease — translated: MQSSQSPMFWSFPAGSLLATRIRISVFFPLLFLVLLFRLDAQVALAVAGILLVSTLLHELLGHVLIARYTGGSGNEVLLWPVGGLAYVQPANTFTSQFFTAAGGPLVNLIICIAFLPTILWVDGGTRAFNPFVLPIAEFSAAWFEEFLILVFFINWLSVLVNLLPIYPLDGGRMLEACLIGHGAVLERKRLCLNIGTIAAIILSAIGLMFDNVWAVFLASLLLVLNVLETVNVQFGESFDDSFMGYDFSQGYTSLERSSSQTGVARKSFWARRREAREAKKAQHLAEQRQREAEQLDALLDKVHHHGIAALTPHERKFLDRTSKNLRTKDS
- a CDS encoding LL-diaminopimelate aminotransferase, whose product is MTAINENFLKLKAGYLFPEIGRRVNAFVEANPKAKVIKLGIGDVTEPLPPAVIEAMHKALDEMASRETFKGYGPEQGYGFLRDAIAKHDYADRGVKVNADEIFISDGSKCDTGNILDILGNDNLIAVLDPVYPVYVDTNVMAGHTGSADSQGRYQGLVYLPVTAENDFTPELPSEPVDVIYLCYPNNPTGVVATKETLKKWVDYAIENKAIILYDAAYEAFITDSDIPRSIYEIEGARDVAIEFRSFSKTAGFTGTRCAFTVVPKTLTVKSSAGNDVSLHQLWNRRQSTKFNGVSYVIQKGAEAVYSEAGQQQVKELVSFYLENARLLREGLEKVGIEVYGGVNAPYVWLKTPDELGSWEFFDHLLEKAHLVGTPGSGFGAAGEGYFRLSAFNSRENVEEAVKRIQKLME
- a CDS encoding sugar phosphate isomerase/epimerase family protein, which produces MTDRPKVLISAFGDEAANTKTIIEQMAVLSSLGLKYYSPRFVDVAGTGEVKHVVDLSAKEWKQMKKVQDDYGMSVTSIGARLGKVKLLDQEDGSHNKYVDPQKYLKGEVQNTINAAKALGAKLIRGFSFYHPQGEAPEGYINQAAERLGPIVEACAKEGIVYGLEVEANLIGQNGRMLAALAKKVKHPNMVCIFDGGNLSTQNMTPVECFKEYEAMRSDTGWIHVKDYRIDPSLVWTGVVDEDRLKNFVPADIGDSGHEAIFRDLARHLPKLTKKMTKLGAPGFFLELEPHLKGGGQFGGFSGPDGMGVAVRALCRLLDYAGISYDLRTMDDIVEARGF